The genomic region TTATCTGTGTGTAAGCAAGGCATAACCTCAGCAGCACTTGCAAACAAAGACATGGAACCATTCATAGCCCCTGAACCCTACTTCGACGACGAGGTTGGATACATTTCGCCCTCAGCAGTTACAGATGACATGGCAGCCTTGTCGCCGGAGGCCCAAGACGTGGAGGATCTTTACGAGCGTTGTGCAATGGTACTAGGGGAAGACTGTGGGGGTGAGATTTTTGATCTGATATTTAGGAACGACGCTGTCATACTAAATGGCAATTTAGGCATCGAGCTTGTCTCCAAGAATTGTTGTGGCAAGCTCATGAGCATGGGGCCACATTGTCATGACCAGCTGTTTAATTTGATTGCCCAAACGCCCGAGTTTTCTACTAATTCATCAGCCACTGCGCCTAGGAGTTCCCAAGTTTGGGAACTATGTTCCATAAGCTAGCtcttgttaattttttactgTTTTTGGCATAATTAGCAAGAGTAATAAATTCCTTCTTCATCACTTTGTCCTAACGTAGGTTTCAGGTATAAGTATTTAGGTTGTCTTACTTTAACAGTTCACGATCCTTCTATCaatacttatttaattttaattttaaaatatataaaaataataaaagatttatatctagttcactaaaaagtaaaagaaaatgaaaatatttcaCATCAGAATCTGTGAAGTCCCCAATCCAAGAAAAAGGAATCGGGACCGTCCATTACCAGTCGACCATGACGTGGATGGTCAGATCCAACTTTGAATCTACATTGTGGAGCATgccaaatttctttttccccttGAAATTTGAGATTGGGCAACCGcaaaagaataattaattaaagagcTAAAAAAGGACTAAAGATATTAAGAAAgtcgaaaaagaaaaaatggggAGTGGGAGCCGCGTGTTTCCCTGTAGAGCCTCCTCACTAGCATTCCTAGTCCCCTCTTTCACTTCCTCAACTCGACTCAGCTTCAAGTCATTGCTCACCCGCACCTCTCGCTCACCGTCTGCCTCTACACTTCACCGAATGGCTTCGTCATCTAACTCTTCCGTCACCAATGGTGGCAATATCAATCCTCCAGCCGCCTCCTCTTCCAGTGACGGGGCTCCGGCTGTGGCTCCGGCTGTGGCTGCGGCTGCGGCTGCCACTCCTTCCTCTGCTTCCTCTGCTATCGATTTTCTCAGTCTCTGCCACCGTCTCAAggtaaatatttgattatttcgAAAAAGacaacaatttctttttttcttttaaaaagtttGGTATCTTTTTATTCcgaataaagaaaaatggcgaattattttgtttttaataaatgataatGATAGACGACGAAGAGAGCAGGTTGGGTGCGGAGAGATGTACAGAATCCAGAATCAATCGCTGATCATATGTACCGTATGGGATTAATGGCTTTAATTGCTTCTGATATCCCCGGAATTGATAGGGATAAGTTAGTACTTTTTTTCCCTATTTTTTCATGAACAAATTTTAGTTGTTGCATTGGTTAAgatgtttatcactttttgttttaatttttatttttaggtgTGTTAAAATGGCAATTGTTCATGATATCGCCGAAGGTTAGAAAAAAATTGTCTCTTTAGcctaaaaatttgaataaattcaatttgattttatgtGATTTGAACCTAGGACAATTAATGgtcataataaattatttatttatctgtTTGAACAGCCATTGTTGGCGATATTACCCCAGCAGATGGTATTTCTAAGGCTGAGAAGAGTCGAAGAGAGCGGGAAGCCTTGGATCATTTGTGCAAATTACTTGGTGGAGGGTCAAGAGGTTAACTAATTGTTCTACCTTTTCACCCTAttgtttttgaagaaaaaaaaatgacttaATCTCAAAATGATGTATAATTCCACATAAGTTATCTGCTTAATTGATTGCAGCGAAAGAAATAGAGGAATTATGGATGGAGTATGAAGAAAATTCTTCCTCAGAAGCCAAAATTGTCAAAGATTTTGACAAGGTATGTAACATAtgtttatttctattttttcataatttttttcattcaaaCATATCAAGTGTGAATGGGCTTTCTAGTATTCTTGTTGCACTTATATTATGCCTAGTATAGAAAATCAATGACTTAATAGTATGTTTAGTTACTTGTATGATACAACAAGCAATACAATGGATTTGATTCCAAGGTATGGTTGTAAGTTTTTCTGTTGTCATTTGATAGTCTGCCCATTTATTTTGATGTGTTTATCTCATGTTAGTAGATGCGgtgaattaaattaattcaccAATTTGTCCCTGAAATTCAGTTTAGTTCTCCTCCATTTCAATCAATGTCCTGAACTTATGCAAGCTAATCTCATTTGAACTAATGTTGGTACTTTATCACTGTTAATctatatatcatatttttcaggTCTGTAAAGTGAATTTTCTAAAGCTGATAAATTCTGTATAATCTGACGTTGGGTTTTCGTGTTACATTCAGGTGGAGATGATACTTCAAGCCTTAGAATATGAAAATGGtaagggttcttgttcttgcctattttttcatcattttgaaTTTCATTTGTGTATAAACATCAATTTTGAAGATCTGATCATAATGTTAAATCACATCATGTGGTTGGTGCACAGTAACATAAATTAGTTTGAATGATATCTCAAGAATGTGCTACAACTTATTAACAATAAGCTTAAAATTGGGGAAAAAGTACAGAAAAAAGGGAGTGTGGAAAACTAACGGAGCTACAGGCAGTATAGGGGAAGGGTAGCTTTAATGTGATTTTGAAATCTGAAAATTAGATAATCATTGCTGATTTATTTACTAAGATGAGATGAATCAGTTTTTCATGGTGATATTTATGCAATCAGTAGAAACGAACGCTCTCAAATGTTCAGTCTTATACACTGCTGAGTTGACATAAATATCACTACATCTGCTGCTGAGAAGGCTGtatattatttatgtttttgttggCCTCTGAATCTTAGGCTTTTGTGGTCATTTATGTTTGAAAAACAAGTTTCAAAGtgctaaaaattttttaatagagATGAGCATTTAAAcagattttaagttttcagTTTTCAACtatcttgttttgttttagtttGTTGTGTTCATGCTTAAATTTCAACTAAGCCCGATGTGTGCAACAGCATGGTTACACTAGCTCTTGGGTGCAAATAGCTGATTTGTTTTGCTTATTTGGTGCATTCATTTCGAATGGTGTGGAATGTGTCTGATGAGTTCAGAAAATTAGTCAATATCTTATTCTCTTTCTAAATTATTtctgtttcaaaattttcccctttttcttttcttttcattttaacaCTAACCAATCTCTGTAGTCGTCTGTCACTGTAATAATGTTACATGGAAACTGAAGTTTCATTCTGGATTTATGCAGAACAAGGGGTGGATTTGGATGAGTTTTTCCGGTCAACTGCTGGTGTGTAATTCAAGCCTTCCCTTATCTTCAATGTATTGTTTGTTTactattattgattttgataaattttaacACGTTAAAAATGCTAAGAGACCAATTCAGTACTTAATATTGGCCTTCAATTTGTCTTGGATGTTTAATTCAGTGCTCCGACTTTTAATAGGTGAGTTTGACCTTCTAAGTCTCAAAATTGGTTCAATCTGGACCAAACTTTAGGGTAGCTAGGTTTGCCATTAACATCCATTAAATCTTGTTTGACATGCCATAATATGATTCACCTTCAAAGTTTTAGTTTGTTAAATGGTGAAAGAAAAATGTGGAAGGAAGCTGAGAGCATATAGAATAGACCTTTATAATACATAGTGGTTCTAATGACAATGTCATAGTAGCATTTACAAAACTTTAGAAAGAAACGTAAGCTCATAAGTGAACAATCATGCTGCAGAATAGGAGAGGTCAGG from Theobroma cacao cultivar B97-61/B2 chromosome 9, Criollo_cocoa_genome_V2, whole genome shotgun sequence harbors:
- the LOC18589064 gene encoding HD domain-containing protein 2 isoform X1, whose translation is MGSGSRVFPCRASSLAFLVPSFTSSTRLSFKSLLTRTSRSPSASTLHRMASSSNSSVTNGGNINPPAASSSSDGAPAVAPAVAAAAAATPSSASSAIDFLSLCHRLKTTKRAGWVRRDVQNPESIADHMYRMGLMALIASDIPGIDRDKCVKMAIVHDIAEAIVGDITPADGISKAEKSRREREALDHLCKLLGGGSRAKEIEELWMEYEENSSSEAKIVKDFDKVEMILQALEYENEQGVDLDEFFRSTAGKFQTDVGKALASEIASRRKQQ
- the LOC18589064 gene encoding HD domain-containing protein 2 isoform X2, translating into MGSGSRVFPCRASSLAFLVPSFTSSTRLSFKSLLTRTSRSPSASTLHRMASSSNSSVTNGGNINPPAASSSSDGAPAVAPAVAAAAAATPSSASSAIDFLSLCHRLKTTKRAGWVRRDVQNPESIADHMYRMGLMALIASDIPGIDRDKCVKMAIVHDIAEAIVGDITPADGISKAEKSRREREALDHLCKLLGGGSRAKEIEELWMEYEENSSSEAKIVKDFDKVEMILQALEYENEQGVDLDEFFRSTAE